A single genomic interval of Hydractinia symbiolongicarpus strain clone_291-10 chromosome 8, HSymV2.1, whole genome shotgun sequence harbors:
- the LOC130655490 gene encoding uncharacterized protein LOC130655490 isoform X1, producing MLESKESATLIQITLEKSETKTCMRINPLQMSQTLQKKFLAKNKTDGINKTIISTGLSALSASKKRSSSSSSISEKKDVLKPTNILTESRKLNVNSPIGLHQNFHASDTRSSVVSSICDGYTSIQDAKFEKEEDYCEPSVVKYQVDETDGNIDTTKYQASNSVNYVLPIESFNKFKVILPKSKLELKTIDGTKVIVTRSSTNKNNCLEIENSESTKASSELTNNNLLTRSFYKHPKSSLSILELLTRQRADLSSKLPSIYTNRKTVDPRNYVYCTKTKKFVIDSQTGLISCQNIAGVSVTEKKSDSDEVFVHPDFVLAPISSWLSSTYTKKLLQQYKPISSAVKRVASKVLCSSGRLTLKRLKDDDTKTAGESFQYVILSTKFGSFVQKRNLKVLQSSPVFIDDRGTCFSKETDKFNNMAKVLQQPRKVEEEAALVSLKQMLPAYLDCDVTKASIILHTVIYIKDLEEEIRSLLNENDSKYINSKHDSSLECCDSFMIPSTEHLTYGILYDKDSCRRDPLLPSYTQDQDKCTGVLSPHFSLKCSEVIQSEKLMSFEDLSKTVLNSEKTSSLGTNGDYFDVNLNMVECCHDYLSTNPTSKDIWIMENSWNNEGEIFEDNEKHEERFSSETFVYTDVNLHSSSQTSTAVQSCADSTCEDASSELYPILTNSSGESSLFSSQSNGFVLSPLTSDYLLPARDVNNF from the exons atgttgGAAAGCAAAGAGAGTGCAACACTGATTCAAATTACTCTTGAAAAAAGTGAAACTAAGACTTGCATGAGAATCAATCCTTTACAAATGTCACAaactttgcaaaaaaagtttcttGCCAAAAATAAAACAGATGGTATTAACAAAACTATAATATCTACTGGTTTGTCAGCATTATCAGCTTCAAAAAAACGGTCCAGTTCATCGTCAAGCATTAGTGAGAAGAAAGATGTTTTGAAACCCACTAATATCCTTACTGAATCTCGAAAGTTGAATGTAAATTCTCCTATCGGTTTGCATCAAAACTTTCATGCAAGTGACACAAGAAGTAGTGTTGTGTCTTCAATCTGTGATGGTTATACAAGTATACAAG atgcaaaatttgaaaaagaagaagactATTGTGAACCTTCAGTTGTTAAATATCAAGTTGATGAGACTGATGGTAACATTGATACAACAAAATATCAAGCTAGCAACTCTGTTAATTATGTTCTGCCAATAGAAAGTTTCAACAAATTTAAAGTGATTTTACCAAAATCTAAACTGGAATTAAAAACCATTGATGGAACTAAAGTAATTGTTACAAGAAGttctacaaataaaaacaattgtcTAGAAATCGAAAATTCTGAATCGACAAAAGCATCGTCAGAATTGactaataataatttattaacaAGAAGTTTTTACAAACATCCGAaatcaagtttaagtattttagaATTGCTAACACGCCAAAGAGCAGATCTAAGCTCCAAACTGCCAAGTATATATACAAACCGTAAAACAGTGGATCCACGTAATTACGTATACTGcactaaaacaaaaaagtttgtaaTTGATAGTCAAACTGGTTTAATCTCGTGTCAAAATATTGCAGGAGTAAgtgtaacagaaaaaaaaagcgACAGCGATGAAGTTTTTGTCCATCCTGATTTTGTTTTGGCCCCAATTTCATCATGGTTGTCATCAACATACACAAAGAAACTCTTACAACAATATAAACCAATAAGCAGTGCTGTAAAACGCGTTGCTAGCAAAGTTTTATGTAGCAGTGGGAGACTTACTTTGAAAAGACTGAAAGATGATGACACAAAAACAGCTGGAGAGTCATTCCAATACGTCATTTTAAGCACAAAGTTTGGTTCGTTTGTTCAAAAGAGAAACTTAAAAG TTTTACAATCGTCTCCAGTATTTATAGATGACAGAGGAACCtgtttttcaaaagaaa ctGACAAGTTTAACAACATGGCTAAAGTTCTTCAACAACCAAG AAAAGTTGAAGAAGAAGCTGCTTTAGTTTCATTAAAACAGATGCTACCAGCTTATCTAGATTGTGATGTAACAAAA GCAAGTATTATCCTCCACACAGTAATCTACATCAaggatttagaagaagaaattaGAA GCTTACTTAATGAAAACGATTCCAAATATATAAATTCAAAACATGACTCTTCTCTGGAGTGTTGTGATTCCTTTATGATCCCATCGACTGAGCATTTAACTTACGGTATACTATACGACAAAGACTCTTGCCGTAGAGACCCACTTCTACCTTCATATACACAAGATCAAGATAAGTGTACAGGGGTATTGTCACCTCACTTTTCATTGAAATGCAG TGAGGTGATTCAATCCGAAAAATTAATGTCCTTTGAAGATCTTTCAAAGACGGTTCTCAATAGTGAAAAGACGTCCAGTCTAGGTACAAATGGGGATTATTTTGATGTGAATCTTAACATGGTCGAGTGTTGCCATGACTACCTTTCAACTAATCCGACATCTAAGGATATCTGGATCATGGAAAACTCGTGGAATAATGAAGGCGAAATATTTGAGGACAACGAAAAGCACGAGGAAAGATTTTCAAGTGAGACTTTTGTTTACACCGATGTGAATTTGCATTCTTCAAGTCAAACTTCGACCGCTGTCCAGTCATGCGCAGATAGTACTTGTGAGGATGCTTCCTCTGAATTATATCCAATTTTAACGAACTCCTCTGGCGAAAGCAGTTTATT
- the LOC130655490 gene encoding uncharacterized protein LOC130655490 isoform X2, with translation MKNAKFEKEEDYCEPSVVKYQVDETDGNIDTTKYQASNSVNYVLPIESFNKFKVILPKSKLELKTIDGTKVIVTRSSTNKNNCLEIENSESTKASSELTNNNLLTRSFYKHPKSSLSILELLTRQRADLSSKLPSIYTNRKTVDPRNYVYCTKTKKFVIDSQTGLISCQNIAGVSVTEKKSDSDEVFVHPDFVLAPISSWLSSTYTKKLLQQYKPISSAVKRVASKVLCSSGRLTLKRLKDDDTKTAGESFQYVILSTKFGSFVQKRNLKVLQSSPVFIDDRGTCFSKETDKFNNMAKVLQQPRKVEEEAALVSLKQMLPAYLDCDVTKASIILHTVIYIKDLEEEIRSLLNENDSKYINSKHDSSLECCDSFMIPSTEHLTYGILYDKDSCRRDPLLPSYTQDQDKCTGVLSPHFSLKCSEVIQSEKLMSFEDLSKTVLNSEKTSSLGTNGDYFDVNLNMVECCHDYLSTNPTSKDIWIMENSWNNEGEIFEDNEKHEERFSSETFVYTDVNLHSSSQTSTAVQSCADSTCEDASSELYPILTNSSGESSLFSSQSNGFVLSPLTSDYLLPARDVNNF, from the exons ATGAAAA atgcaaaatttgaaaaagaagaagactATTGTGAACCTTCAGTTGTTAAATATCAAGTTGATGAGACTGATGGTAACATTGATACAACAAAATATCAAGCTAGCAACTCTGTTAATTATGTTCTGCCAATAGAAAGTTTCAACAAATTTAAAGTGATTTTACCAAAATCTAAACTGGAATTAAAAACCATTGATGGAACTAAAGTAATTGTTACAAGAAGttctacaaataaaaacaattgtcTAGAAATCGAAAATTCTGAATCGACAAAAGCATCGTCAGAATTGactaataataatttattaacaAGAAGTTTTTACAAACATCCGAaatcaagtttaagtattttagaATTGCTAACACGCCAAAGAGCAGATCTAAGCTCCAAACTGCCAAGTATATATACAAACCGTAAAACAGTGGATCCACGTAATTACGTATACTGcactaaaacaaaaaagtttgtaaTTGATAGTCAAACTGGTTTAATCTCGTGTCAAAATATTGCAGGAGTAAgtgtaacagaaaaaaaaagcgACAGCGATGAAGTTTTTGTCCATCCTGATTTTGTTTTGGCCCCAATTTCATCATGGTTGTCATCAACATACACAAAGAAACTCTTACAACAATATAAACCAATAAGCAGTGCTGTAAAACGCGTTGCTAGCAAAGTTTTATGTAGCAGTGGGAGACTTACTTTGAAAAGACTGAAAGATGATGACACAAAAACAGCTGGAGAGTCATTCCAATACGTCATTTTAAGCACAAAGTTTGGTTCGTTTGTTCAAAAGAGAAACTTAAAAG TTTTACAATCGTCTCCAGTATTTATAGATGACAGAGGAACCtgtttttcaaaagaaa ctGACAAGTTTAACAACATGGCTAAAGTTCTTCAACAACCAAG AAAAGTTGAAGAAGAAGCTGCTTTAGTTTCATTAAAACAGATGCTACCAGCTTATCTAGATTGTGATGTAACAAAA GCAAGTATTATCCTCCACACAGTAATCTACATCAaggatttagaagaagaaattaGAA GCTTACTTAATGAAAACGATTCCAAATATATAAATTCAAAACATGACTCTTCTCTGGAGTGTTGTGATTCCTTTATGATCCCATCGACTGAGCATTTAACTTACGGTATACTATACGACAAAGACTCTTGCCGTAGAGACCCACTTCTACCTTCATATACACAAGATCAAGATAAGTGTACAGGGGTATTGTCACCTCACTTTTCATTGAAATGCAG TGAGGTGATTCAATCCGAAAAATTAATGTCCTTTGAAGATCTTTCAAAGACGGTTCTCAATAGTGAAAAGACGTCCAGTCTAGGTACAAATGGGGATTATTTTGATGTGAATCTTAACATGGTCGAGTGTTGCCATGACTACCTTTCAACTAATCCGACATCTAAGGATATCTGGATCATGGAAAACTCGTGGAATAATGAAGGCGAAATATTTGAGGACAACGAAAAGCACGAGGAAAGATTTTCAAGTGAGACTTTTGTTTACACCGATGTGAATTTGCATTCTTCAAGTCAAACTTCGACCGCTGTCCAGTCATGCGCAGATAGTACTTGTGAGGATGCTTCCTCTGAATTATATCCAATTTTAACGAACTCCTCTGGCGAAAGCAGTTTATT